One genomic segment of Nothobranchius furzeri strain GRZ-AD chromosome 10, NfurGRZ-RIMD1, whole genome shotgun sequence includes these proteins:
- the LOC107385981 gene encoding interferon regulatory factor 2-binding protein 1 produces MSSASQSSSRRQWCYLCDLPKMPWAMLWEFSEAVCRGCVNYDGADRIELLIETARQLKSTHGVLDGRSPGPPQGKPSSVGSVEVGRQHGERVDRGRGEYGASSRLPNGLHRAEDVALSEGSRQSPNTRRAVAGSIPGLHGSISHALIAQGLVAAPHGLLAPLPGSRAGATSIAVSAGPVMSDAGRRQAVSLSVGASTSALVGLDPAVWRNSELMAELNEVARSRVEGWPNHPKAVRDVLVSLSNSIPFNVRFRKDHNLLGRVLAFDASTTPEFELRVFVEYPAGSGIIFSGISDLVRQMFRDSAKDAGKAVNSGLRYVEYEKRQATGDWRGLSELLNDGVRMFKEPPIPEVLPQPDPVLSLAAPGRPGPAKGTSRRRKASPGSENGENDGRLDHPSREPWPRAAYTEPLPGMAAPQESLPRLHSQPSPISALMGVADSLSSSQMARESPSMSAAHSSGAGHSTSSSPSTASTSASQAAMGQGLSTMGPSSNTNTGESTSSTQSALLCCTLCRERLEDTHFVQCPSVPHHKFCFPCTRGFIRSQGQGGEVYCPSGERCPLAGSTVPWAFMQGEISTILAVDGDVKVKKEE; encoded by the coding sequence ATGTCCTCCGCCtcgcagtcttcctccagacgccAGTGGTGCTACCTCTGCGATCTGCCCAAGATGCCGTGGGCCATGCTGTGGGAGTTCAGCGAAGCGGTGTGCCGGGGATGTGTCAACTACGACGGCGCGGACCGGATAGAGCTGCTTATTGAAACCGCCCGGCAGCTGAAGAGCACTCACGGTGTTCTGGATGGCAGGTCTCCGGGTCCACCGCAGGGCAAGCCCAGCTCAGTCGGTTCCGTAGAGGTGGGTCGGCAGCATGGTGAACGTGTAGACAGAGGGAGGGGGGAATATGGGGCGTCCTCTCGGCTCCCCAATGGTCTGCACAGAGCTGAAGATGTGGCCTTGTCTGAGGGGAGCCGTCAGAGCCCGAACACCCGTCGGGCTGTCGCTGGTTCAATACCCGGTCTGCATGGCTCCATATCTCATGCTTTAATAGCTCAGGGGCTAGTAGCAGCTCCTCACGGGCTTTTAGCTCCCTTACCGGGCTCCAGAGCCGGGGCCACGTCCATTGCAGTTTCAGCTGGCCCTGTAATGAGTGATGCTGGCAGAAGGCAGGCAGTATCTTTGAGCGTGGGAGCCAGCACCTCTGCTCTTGTGGGATTAGATCCAGCAGTTTGGAGGAACAGTGAACTGATGGCAGAACTGAATGAGGTGGCCCGCAGCAGGGTCGAAGGTTGGCCAAACCACCCAAAGGCAGTCCGGGATGTTCTTGTGTCTCTCAGCAACTCCATCCCCTTCAACGTGCGTTTCAGGAAAGACCATAACCTGCTGGGTCGCGTCCTGGCTTTTGATGCCAGCACAACTCCAGAGTTTGAGCTGAGGGTGTTTGTGGAATATCCTGCTGGCTCTGGAATCATATTCTCTGGAATCTCAGACCTTGTTAGGCAGATGTTCCGGGATTCAGCCAAAGATGCAGGCAAAGCAGTGAACTCTGGGCTAAGATACGTGGAGTACGAAAAACGACAAGCCACAGGAGACTGGCGTGGTCTGTCTGAGCTGCTGAATGACGGTGTACGCATGTTTAAAGAGCCCCCAATCCCAGAGGTCCTGCCACAGCCAGACCCTGTACTGTCTTTGGCAGCTCCTGGGCGTCCAGGACCAGCAAAGGGAACAAGCAGACGCCGTAAGGCTTCTCCTGGCTCAGAGAATGGAGAGAATGACGGGAGACTAGATCATCCATCAAGGGAACCCTGGCCTCGAGCTGCCTACACAGAACCTCTTCCGGGCATGGCTGCTCCTCAAGAAAGCTTGCCACGTTTACACAGCCAGCCTTCACCCATTTCTGCTCTCATGGGAGTTGCAGACAGCCTGAGCTCTAGTCAGATGGCTCGAGAAAGCCCCAGCATGTCTGCAGCCCACTCCTCGGGAGCTGGGcactccaccagcagcagccccTCCACCGCCTCCACCTCAGCCTCCCAGGCAGCCATGGGGCAGGGTCTGAGTACAATGGGGCCTAGTAGTAACACCAACACCGGGGAGAGCACGAGCAGCACACAGAGCGCCCTGCTCTGCTGCACCCTCTGTAGAGAGCGTCTGGAAGATACACACTTTGTCCAGTGTCCGTCTGTCCCACACCACAAGTTCTGTTTCCCCTGCACTCGAGGATTCATCCGCAGCCAGGGTCAGGGTGGGGAGGTGTACTGCCCAAGTGGGGAGCGCTGTCCCCTGGCTGGATCCACTGTGCCTTGGGCTTTCATGCAGGGAGAGATCTCCACCATCCTGGCTGTAGATGGAGATGTGAAGGTCAAGAAGGAGGAGTGA
- the micu2 gene encoding calcium uptake protein 2, mitochondrial — protein sequence MRTARLRGEGYGSRRVTSLLVNFLKMVSWEKLAAALRNVLRSPRVMKSVVRYRAVSPAVLGSVLGLGFVCYHHYHANNRTLPFASVHAVEEKETTAPPLSARKMRFNQFASVVYELEPYMTPRDFLFSVMLEQVDRKLQKRVLTPREVNSMLVAASKARPSSELFRHLGDKGLISYTEYLFLLTILTKPRTGFQIAFKMLDVDGNEQVDKKEFLKLKKILGKSKMRAPMDAEETPADEAEGVNTTLQAYFFGKNGDLKLQFQDFNRFMEDLQAEVQEIEFLQFSRGMDTMRREDFAEWLLHYTNEEDNEVYWDNMRKKIPSGQSISFEEFKAFCLFTNNLEDFAFSMKMVTESNRPVGLAEFKRAVKIATGHELSDNVLDTVFKLFDMDGDNCLSQKEFMGVMTDRVLRGLKVQPQTGISGYWRCVKRETLKGAQEALGSDRCPI from the exons ATGCGCACGGCACGCCTGCGAGGGGAAGGCTACGGAAGCCGTCGCGTAACGAGTTTGTTGGTAAACTTCCTGAAAATGGTCAGCTGGGAAAAGTTGGCCGCTGCTTTGAGGAATGTCTTGAGGAGCCCTCGGGTAATGAAAAGTGTGGTGAGATACCGCGCTGTCAGCCCTGCTGTTTTAGGTTCCGTACTCGGATTGGGATTCGTctgttatcaccattatcatgctAACAACAGGACTCTGCCCTTCGCTTCTGTTCATGCTGTGGAAGAAAAA GAAACCACAGCCCCCCCATTATCTGCCAGAAAGATGCGATTCAACCAGTTTGCATCAGTGGTGTATGAACTGGAGCCCTACATGACTCCCAGAGACTTCCTGTTCTCCGTCATGCTGGAGCAAGTGGATC GAAAGCTACAGAAACGAGTTTTAACTCCACGG GAAGTGAACAGCATGTTGGTAGCTGCGTCTAAGGCTCGGCCCAGCAGTGAGTTGTTCAGACACCTGGGAGACAAAG GTCTGATTTCCTACACAGAGTATCTGTTCCTGCTGACCATCCTAACCA AACCACGAACAGGATTCCAGATAGCCTTCAAAATGCTGGATGTGGACGGCAATGAGCAAGTGGACAAAAAAGAATTTCTGAAG CTCAAGAAAATCCTTGGCAAAAGTAAAATGAGGGCTCCTATGGATGCTGAGGAG ACACCAGCGGATGAGGCAGAGGGCGTAAACACAACACTACAGGCTTACTTCTTTGGGAAGAACGGGGACCTCAAGCTGCAGTTTCAGGATTTTAACAG GTTCATGGAAGACCTGCAGGCTGAGGTCCAGGAAATTGAGTTCTTACAGTTTTCCAGAGGCATGGACACCATGAGAAGAGAAGACTTTGCAGAGTGGCTGCTTCACTACACCAACGAAGAAGACAATGAAGTGTACTGGGACAACATGAGGAAGAAGATCCCGTCTGGTCAG AGCATCTCATTTGAGGAGTTCAAAGCCTTCTGTCTGTTTACCAACAACCTGGAGGATTTTGCCTTTTCCATGAAGATGGTGACGGAGTCCAATCGTCCTGTGGGATTGG CTGAATTCAAGCGAGCAGTGAAGATTGCCACAGGCCATGAGCTCTCAGACAACGTTCTAGACACAGTGTTTAAGCTCTTCGACATGGATGGAGACAACTGCCTGAGCCAGAAGGAGTTCATGGGAGTgatgacagacagagtgctgcgtGGCCTGAAG GTGCAGCCTCAGACCGGCATCTCTGGCTACTGGAGGTGTGTGAAGAGAGAGACCCTGAAGGGCGCTCAGGAGGCCCTGGGTTCTGACAGGTGCCCCATCTGA